The sequence ATCAGATTAGTTACGAATTTCATGAAAATTTGGTCGCAAAACAAATCCAAAGATGTTTGAATAGTATAAGACGAATTGTGTAAAAACGATGCCAGTGCCATTTTACTGGTAATTTTGACAGTGAAAAACCACAAGGGAGGAAGAAGATATAGGATCACATTGGGAGGAAGGCTTGTTCTGAGAGACAGCTTGGATCAGCCAATCCGGGGGCAGTAGGCAGGGAGATGCCTATGCTGGACCTGCAGAAGCACCATATTGTGTTCAGCTTCTGACTAGAAAGGAGTGTGTCTGAAGTTTTGGCCAAAAAACAAtttcacagtacagtatattgagCCTCAAGGGCCTATTGTAGTGTGATTAGGGACAATATAGGGAAACCACAGGATAAGAATATAATATAATTGTGTAGATATTAGGTAATTGGACGAGAGAAACTGAGCCAAAGCTTTGAGTTAGTCACATGAGCTGATCACTGTGCTTAAAGCTGCTTGCTGTTTGCTGCTGCAGTTTAGCCTAGTagttctacaaaccggattccaaaaaagttgggacactaaacaaattgtgaataaaaactgaatgcaatgatgtggagatggcaaatgtcaatattttatttgtaatagaacgtagatgacagatcaaacgcttaatccgagtaaatgtatcattttaaaggaaaaatacgttgattcaaaatttcacggtgtcaacaaatcccaaaaaagttgggacaagtagcaataagaggctggaaaaagtaaatttgagcataacgaagagctggaagaccaattaacactaattaggtcaattggcaacatgattgggtataaaaagagcttctcagagtggcagtgtctctcagaagccaagatgggtagaggatcaccaattcccacaatgttgcgcagaaagatagtggagcaatatcagaaaggtgttacccagcgaaaaattgcaaagactttgcatctatcatcatcaactgtgcataacatcatccgaagattcagagaatctggaacaatctctgtgcgtaagggtcaaggccgtaaaaccatactggatgcccgtgatctccgggcccttaaactacactgcaccacaaacaggaatgctactgtaaaggaaatcacagaatgcgctcaggaatacttccagaaaccattgtcagtgaacacaatccaccgtgccatccgccgttgccagctgaaactctacagtgcaaagaagaagccatttctaagcaagatccacaagctcaggcattttcactgggccagggatcatttaaaatggagtgtggcaaaatggaagactgttctgtggtcagacgagtcacgattcgaagttctttttggaaatctgggacgccatgtcatccggaccaaagaggacaaggacaacccaagttgttatcaacgctcagttcagaagcctgcatctctgatggtatggggttgcatgagtgcgtgtggcatgggcagcttgcatgtctggaaaggcaccatcaatgcagaaaaatatattcaggttctagaacaacatatgctcccatccagacgtcatctctttcagggaagaccctgcattttttcaacaagataatgccagaccacattctgcatcaatcacaacatcatggctgcgtaggagaaggatccgggtactgaaatggccagtctgcagtccagatcttccacctatagagaacatttggcgcatcataaagaggaaggtgcaacaaagaaggcccaagacgattgaacagttaaaggcctgtattagacaagaatgggagagcattcctatttctaaacttgagaaactggtctcctcggtccccagacatctgttgagtgttgtaagaagaaggggagatgccacacagtggtgaaaatggccttgtcccaacttttttgggatttgttgacaccatgaaattctgattcaacatatttttcccttaaaatggtacattttctcagtttaaacttttgttccatgatttatgttctattctgaataaaatattagaagttggcacctccacatcattgcattcagtttttattcttgatttgtatagtgtcccaacttttttggaatccggtttgtacattacAGCAGTGTGGAGAATAGTGAATTTAAAGTGCACAGGGAAATATGCACTTTAGGGTGGAATATCTctagtaaaaatgcaaaatgaataaaatacattaGAAAAATTATCATTAGGACATTTGGGacattaaaagtttagttactctttaaacacAAACATATTTCATGGAAATTTCAACGCCAACACTACATTGTTATATTGGTGGTAAGCAGACACATTATTGCTTTACACATGTTTTAAagtacaaaaatgtcatttttgaaACTTGATATTAAACACAAATTACATAGTTCAAAGAAATTTCACCGCCAACACAGCATCGTTATATTGGTGGTAGGCGGATGCATTATTGCACCATACCATGTGTTTTATAGTACACAAATTTTATTTTTGGACCCGTGTTATTAAACACATACATATTCCATAGAAATGTCATTGCCAACATTGCATCATTATATTTGTGGTAGGGTAGATGCATTTTTGCATTGCACCATGTGTTTTATAGTACAAGAATTTCATTTTTGAACCAGTGTTATTAAATGCATACTTAGTTCAAATAAATTTCAGTGCCAACAATGGATCATTCTCAAAGTCAATCAatagcagtgtgcagtgtgtttgtagaagaggAGGGACATTTAATTGTGCTTCTGtttttaaatgaaataaaatacacttgcaattttgctagtaccatGCAATAATCAGTGTGTACCAAACCCGTGACTTTTCATTTAGGAAACCCATAACTTTCCATTTATAAGAAACCTgtatattttaataaaatatcTGGAAAACAGAAGATTTCAAAGCGAAATACCCAGGCGTCATCAACCGATAGTTACAATGTGGGTATAGGAGCAGTAGCAACTCCAGCAATTTGAccagtattagtagtagtagcagttttGGCACTTAGAGACACAGTGGTggtggtaggggcagtggtaggCAACAGTGGCAAACAGGGGCAGTGGTATCAACAGGGGCATATAtagagcagggaattgggaggagGCCATGGAACCCCAGaggacatatcacagtctgataatagtgtgaggactatgatgatgattgAGTGTTGGACAGAACCTTGGAGCTGGATTGAGGTGTTGAGGAGAAGGTAACATCAGATGAGGAGGGTGGTGGCTGCAGTGGCAATAAACAGCAGAGGCAATGTATAgctcaaaacataaaaaaaaactgacagggTCAGATCTGCTTCTCTTGGGGTCTACTCGGGAACTGATAATGCTTGGTTGCTTATGAAATGACAGGTGTATCATTCAAATGAAGCAGTCTGttaattactggatagccatgcttgctatcaaagcaaaatgcggGAATGTATTCCTCCAGccaaaagggaggccaaattactttattaccGGGAAACAATGTGTACGGAGCTGCCACATATTTTGTCGAGCAAGTGTCTGCTGCACACGTGTCTGAGGCCCCTCTCTGCCCCCCGCAGTATCACTAACCTCCTGCCATCTCCTCTACCACAAacagcagaagccacagcagcagcCAGTTCCGTGTCATCAACATTATAGAGTAATTCTTTCATGTGCCATGCCAGGAAACCTACTGCTTTAACACTtaggttcagtcctacctggactcTGACCTTTCTCTGGGGCATACCATATTCTCTGACCCcttggacttctgggcaggcagactggaacagtggcctgaaCGGGCTCAGTATGCTCTTTCTTGCCTAGCCTCCAGTGTCAGGCTCAGAGACGGTTTTCTGGGCAGAGGGCATTGTGACAGACTAAGATGTCATTTGCCAGGGTACAAAACATAACTTTTGTCAaagtgaatgaggcatggatccatgaggattttcaCAGATCTGGCTGAGGTTGATGAATAGATCGGCCATTGCTGATGGTGCCCCACCATGCCACTGCCACTTTCAGCCTACCTACCATCATTttctgtaccatatggctgctttctccatcatgccactgccactgtctacctgcctaccatcatgttctgtactgtatggctGCAGACGCTTTTTCCAGGCttattcagaacaagccactctttcttctgacaattaacacttatacGTGAATAAATACAAGCAGGCATTCTGCCCTcattaaagcataatttttggaccCTTGTGTGgaacaagccactctttcttctgacattaacattaatgtgtatatacaggggtAGGGATCTGGACCTCTTAAGGCATAATTTTGGAACATTTGGTCCCAAcaagtcacagtttttttttccattttacagTGTGTGTTTACACACCATATGTCCCCAGTAAGGGAAcatttttggaagctttctaatatgaaaaagcataacaccaaTGCACAATACAAAAAGAGATACATTTGTTTCATAAATAAAATGTGAGTCCTCTGAGtctagagggtgttatataccaattttctggGCAATGGGAGCAACTTTAATATACATTGAATCAATTCGGACACAaaccattttatttttcaaattcaACGACATGAACCGAATTGCAGGAAAGTTGCCTATCTCTAAAGTGAAATCATCTGAACCACAGCTGCATCTGAACCACAGACAAGTTATGAAATGATGTTGTATTCCATAACACAAATTGAAATGCTAGTTCAGAAAGGTTGTCATATGTCTTGCCCTCACAACTCCCTCTCTACTACAACAACCTAGATTGGTAGGCATTTCTCATAGTATCCATAAGCATTGTTACTGTTAAGAAATGAACCTGATAACAAATCCATTGCAAATGCTGCTCTTTCACAGTAGTCATCATGAAGAATATTGATTGTGTTCTATGAACCTCATTGGAGGGTTGAGAAGTATCAGTGACTAAGCAACGAATCACACTTAGGTTCTGTTTCCAGAATCTGCTTGAGCTCACAGAGCGGGAGGGGCAGTAAGAATTTAAAAGCACCATGTCAGGGGCACTGGAGTCATCACCTAATAGACTCAAGGACAGGAAGAAGCAGAGCTAAACTTTCAGCACCATGAACAGTTCCTCAATACTCTTCAGGCTCCTCTGTGCCAGCATTCTCCTCTCCTGCCTCTGTCATGCCCAGTCTTCCAGGGAAACCTCTGTAGAAGATTTCACTGTAAAGAAAAATCCTTCTTCTTCTGAGAAAGAACTGGTCAGTCCTTCTTGATTGCTTGCTCTTGCGTTTATGATTTTTCATTATTGTATTATTGTTCATAGTGCCTCTGCTTGAATTGACTCTTTAAGCGTTTCAACGATTTCTTATTAGCATAATGTATCTTTTGTTTGCTATTATGTCagcgtattattattattattgtacgtatatatatatatgtttcttCAGGTAGAGGCAATGGAAGAATTATTGGAGAAATTTCAGGACAGGTATCCTGTTTACCAAAAGCGAGCACAGATTCCTTTGGTGAGAACATTCATCCGTAATTATTTATTGTACTAATTTGTGTTCTATTACTGTATATTAGTATATAATATAGTGAAATAAGCTGTTCTGCTGAGATTTATATGTAAATCCAACAATTCTGTAGTTTTATGAAAGTCTGAAAGACACACATTGTATTTTAGTACAATGCTATAATTATTAGGCTGGGTGCACATACATCAGTTGTGTCTGGCCATATGTCTATATGCACTTAGTGCGCAGATTCTGCATCTATAGACTGATAGCGCCAGACTGTGAAATGTAGagtgcagcatttttctgtacAGCGCTGTTTAATATCCAGCATTAGAACTGATATATGTCTATATGCACTTAGTGCACAGATCCTGCATCTATAGACTGATAATGCCAGACTGTGAAATATAGAGTGCAACGTTTTTCTGTCCATTTAATATCTGATATTAACAATCTCATAGAAAACTGTGGGCTCAGTTTTAGCTTCAGTTTCCCTCCAGCATTTCTGCATCGCCCTGGAGGGAAACTGAAGCTGATTTCCAGACATATATGCAGGAGCCCTTAATTAGTAGATATAACATAGTTAAATTAATCATTTATGTACAGTATAAGTAAAATCATTTAAAACACTATTGAATCTGCAGAATAAACTTTTGGTTTATTAGTGATTAATGGATGTGTAAAACTTTGCCAGTAGCTCTGCTGTTATTAAGATGTTATTGCTGACTTAAAAGAATCAGTTAGCTAGAAACACATTAGGAGATCACTGCTGGTTATATCATAATAAAGTAGGCTTTATGCTGTGTCTTTATCCCCCTGCTCAGTGTGATATTGGCGAGAGATGTGCAGTGAAGCAAGGTCCCAGAATTGGCAAGCTGTGTGATTGCTCCCGTGGATCATCTTGTAACTCTTTCCTCTTGAAGTGCATATGAAGAAGACAAGTATCCAGTGCAGCCCATTTATTCCCTG is a genomic window of Bufo bufo chromosome 1, aBufBuf1.1, whole genome shotgun sequence containing:
- the LOC120987161 gene encoding cocaine- and amphetamine-regulated transcript protein-like translates to MNSSSILFRLLCASILLSCLCHAQSSRETSVEDFTVKKNPSSSEKELVEAMEELLEKFQDRYPVYQKRAQIPLCDIGERCAVKQGPRIGKLCDCSRGSSCNSFLLKCI